One Myxococcales bacterium genomic region harbors:
- a CDS encoding nitronate monooxygenase, producing MWTSSRLSRALGISYPIVQGPFGGGNSSPELAAAVSNAGALGSLGAVGLEPDAIRATIDAIRSRTPRPFNINLWVPIPGEDDVRPTAEARERALGHVRERYRALGMDDPAPREDVPFVEQVEALLDARPPVFSFVMGIPDKAILREAQRRGIVTIGTATTVDEAVRIEEAGATAVVASGSDAGGHRGSFLCPVEASLVGTMSLVPQMARAVGIPVVAAGGIADGRGIAAALALGADAVQVGTAFLVTPESGAPPAHKALLGTAESRFTRLTRAITGRYARGIDNGLMRSLEAALGDVLPYPAQHFLTSALRRAAGAQGIADSVALWAGQNAASARAMPAAEVVATLVRETDEALASERLRPRDVHGA from the coding sequence ATGTGGACGAGCTCGCGACTCTCACGCGCCCTCGGGATTTCGTATCCCATCGTGCAAGGCCCTTTCGGCGGCGGAAACTCGAGCCCGGAGCTCGCGGCGGCCGTGTCGAACGCCGGCGCGCTCGGCTCCCTCGGGGCGGTAGGCCTCGAGCCCGACGCGATCCGCGCCACGATCGACGCCATTCGGTCGCGCACGCCTCGGCCTTTCAATATCAACCTTTGGGTGCCCATCCCCGGCGAGGACGACGTTCGCCCCACCGCCGAAGCGCGGGAGCGGGCTCTTGGGCACGTTCGAGAGCGCTACCGAGCGCTCGGAATGGACGACCCCGCTCCGCGCGAGGACGTGCCCTTCGTCGAGCAGGTCGAGGCGCTGCTCGATGCGCGCCCTCCTGTCTTCAGCTTCGTCATGGGCATTCCCGACAAGGCCATTTTGCGTGAGGCCCAGCGGCGAGGGATCGTGACGATCGGGACGGCGACGACGGTCGACGAGGCGGTGCGCATCGAGGAGGCCGGGGCCACCGCGGTCGTGGCCTCGGGGAGCGACGCCGGCGGGCATCGTGGCTCGTTCTTGTGCCCGGTCGAAGCTTCGCTCGTGGGGACCATGTCCCTCGTTCCCCAGATGGCGCGCGCCGTGGGGATTCCGGTGGTCGCGGCAGGGGGTATCGCCGATGGGCGGGGCATCGCCGCCGCGCTCGCCCTCGGGGCCGACGCCGTCCAAGTGGGGACGGCCTTCCTCGTGACACCCGAGTCGGGTGCGCCGCCCGCGCACAAGGCGCTGCTCGGCACCGCGGAGTCTCGGTTCACGCGTCTCACGCGCGCCATCACGGGGCGCTACGCGCGCGGGATCGACAACGGGCTCATGCGGAGCCTCGAAGCGGCGTTGGGGGACGTGCTCCCGTATCCTGCGCAACACTTCCTCACGAGCGCGTTACGCCGTGCCGCGGGCGCCCAAGGGATTGCGGACAGCGTGGCGCTCTGGGCAGGGCAGAATGCCGCGTCGGCGCGCGCGATGCCTGCCGCCGAGGTCGTGGCCACCCTCGTCCGCGAGACCGACGAGGCCCTCGCGAGCGAGAGGCTCAGGCCGCGAGACGTTCACGGCGCGTGA
- a CDS encoding CotH kinase family protein — MRRRSFVRSVVLTSVVAMVAAASCSGDDAPYAVDGGELDAQVGADAGILDATVPDVSLDAPRDTSAPRDATDDGPSDATIDAEAGLDASLEGGADASADASDASLDAADAAPEIDIYDPALVPQFELTLDAAALAILSNPSTVEADRKAWAHGTLRYGGEVYPDIGVRRKGSSTFRALPQKAAFKLRFDKYGGPKFHGLREITLNNAMSDGTFLVERLAYHVFRGLGLPAPRCNSATLLINGADYGVYVNVEAPDKVLMARLFGANAQSLYEVAYGSSWMGGEDAGFEEEVGDGTKADLQPLFADVRAAQPATLLNDVSAHLETGRFVTFAAAEAVTGHIDGYGFGIWGSHNYFMASEKNGKFTLLPWSLDLTFSNNNGVVDVTQPKPANPSGAGTTLLQRCKTSPTCWPAYVAEVRRATTAYEGMGLLGLAQAWHAQIDARVLVDTKKELTNAAYAGETTKLMTWITNRPSVVRTQLGP; from the coding sequence ATGCGCCGCCGTTCGTTCGTTCGCTCCGTGGTCCTCACCTCCGTGGTTGCGATGGTAGCCGCCGCCTCGTGCTCGGGGGACGACGCCCCGTACGCCGTCGACGGAGGGGAGCTCGACGCGCAGGTGGGAGCCGATGCGGGCATCCTCGACGCGACCGTGCCCGACGTCTCCCTCGACGCGCCGCGCGACACGAGCGCGCCCCGGGACGCGACGGACGATGGGCCGAGCGACGCCACGATCGACGCGGAAGCGGGGCTCGACGCGAGCCTGGAAGGTGGGGCCGATGCGTCCGCCGATGCCTCCGACGCGTCGCTCGACGCCGCCGACGCGGCTCCCGAAATCGACATTTACGATCCGGCGCTCGTGCCTCAGTTCGAGCTCACGCTCGACGCGGCGGCGCTCGCGATCCTGTCCAATCCGAGCACCGTCGAGGCCGATCGCAAGGCCTGGGCGCACGGCACTCTCCGGTACGGGGGAGAGGTGTATCCCGATATCGGTGTACGTCGCAAAGGCTCCTCCACGTTCCGCGCGCTCCCCCAGAAGGCCGCGTTCAAGCTCCGCTTCGACAAGTACGGCGGGCCGAAATTTCACGGGCTTCGTGAGATCACGTTGAACAACGCGATGAGCGACGGGACCTTCCTCGTCGAGCGCCTCGCGTACCATGTCTTCCGCGGCCTCGGGCTGCCCGCGCCGCGGTGCAACTCGGCTACGCTGCTCATCAACGGGGCCGACTATGGCGTCTACGTGAACGTGGAGGCGCCCGACAAGGTGCTCATGGCCCGCCTCTTCGGCGCGAACGCCCAGTCGCTCTACGAGGTGGCCTACGGGAGCAGCTGGATGGGCGGGGAAGACGCGGGCTTCGAAGAGGAAGTGGGAGACGGCACCAAGGCCGACCTCCAGCCGCTCTTCGCCGACGTGCGCGCGGCCCAGCCCGCGACGCTCTTGAACGACGTCTCGGCGCACCTCGAGACGGGCCGCTTCGTCACGTTCGCCGCGGCCGAGGCCGTGACGGGACACATCGACGGCTACGGATTCGGCATTTGGGGGTCGCACAACTACTTCATGGCCTCGGAGAAGAATGGCAAATTCACGCTCTTGCCCTGGTCGCTCGACCTGACGTTCTCGAACAACAACGGCGTCGTCGACGTCACCCAGCCGAAGCCCGCGAACCCGAGCGGCGCCGGGACGACGTTGCTCCAGCGCTGCAAGACGAGCCCGACCTGCTGGCCGGCCTACGTCGCCGAGGTCCGCCGCGCGACGACGGCCTACGAGGGAATGGGGCTCCTCGGGCTCGCTCAGGCGTGGCACGCCCAGATCGACGCGCGAGTCCTCGTCGACACGAAGAAGGAGCTCACGAACGCGGCCTACGCGGGCGAGACCACGAAGCTCATGACCTGGATCACGAACCGCCCTAGCGTCGTGCGTACACAGCTCGGACCTTGA
- a CDS encoding peptidase M14 — MPSADAVLATLSVGFRHRYLSYDELTRQVRAWADAFPEVVRLTSIGRTPEGRELWLLTIGKEPDRRRPTVWVDGNMHASELCGSSMALAIAEDAIRFHADPAAGFRDLPAPAARALEDVLFMVLPRMSPDGAEAVLQTGRYVRSVPRDERPAKSHARWISEDVDGDGLSLLMRVRDPGGEYVESVEVPGLMLPRRIEDEGPFYKLYPEGRIENFDGHTVPSPHFLSDNQTDLNRNFPWSWAPPHEQAGAGAFALSEPEARAVVEHTTRHPEIFAWLNGHTFGGVFIRPLGHLPDNKMDAHDLALFRQIGAWAEDITGYPMVSGFEEFTYEPDKPLHGDLTDYAYHQRGAIAYVVELWDLFTRIGMPRKKRFVLAYSELGRNEMIDLGKWDATHNQGRVVRPWKAVRHAQLGDVEVGGVDPRVGLWNPPYEILPEVCEAQSRAFARVASLAPRLFIDPPEVEPLAEDLFKVTVTVRNTGYLPTYVLSSAKSLEHAEPVRITATGEGLELVDTDRAPRTVGHLDGWGRGLHDGSGALYFQRSRGNTGEGSVTFVVRGHGELSLRAGSCRVGHVSTRVKVG; from the coding sequence ATGCCGTCTGCCGATGCCGTGCTCGCCACGCTCTCCGTGGGCTTTCGTCACCGCTACCTCTCCTACGACGAGCTCACCCGCCAGGTGCGAGCCTGGGCCGACGCCTTCCCCGAGGTGGTGCGGCTCACCTCGATCGGACGAACCCCCGAGGGGCGCGAGCTATGGCTCCTCACGATCGGCAAAGAGCCGGACCGCCGACGCCCCACGGTATGGGTCGACGGCAACATGCACGCGAGCGAGCTCTGCGGGTCGAGCATGGCGCTCGCCATCGCCGAGGATGCGATTCGTTTCCACGCGGACCCGGCCGCAGGCTTCCGGGACCTTCCCGCCCCCGCGGCACGTGCCCTCGAGGACGTGCTCTTCATGGTCCTCCCGCGCATGTCGCCCGACGGCGCCGAGGCCGTGCTCCAGACGGGCCGCTACGTGCGCTCGGTCCCGCGGGACGAGCGCCCCGCGAAGAGCCACGCGCGATGGATCTCCGAGGACGTGGATGGCGACGGGCTCTCCCTCCTCATGCGCGTCCGCGATCCGGGGGGCGAGTACGTCGAGAGCGTCGAGGTGCCCGGCCTGATGTTGCCGAGGCGCATCGAGGACGAAGGCCCCTTCTACAAGCTCTATCCCGAGGGCCGGATCGAGAACTTCGACGGGCACACCGTCCCGTCTCCCCATTTTCTCTCCGACAATCAAACCGACTTGAACCGCAACTTCCCCTGGTCGTGGGCGCCCCCGCACGAACAAGCCGGGGCCGGCGCGTTCGCGCTGTCGGAGCCCGAGGCGCGCGCGGTGGTCGAGCACACGACGCGGCACCCCGAGATCTTCGCCTGGTTGAACGGGCACACGTTCGGAGGGGTGTTCATTCGCCCCTTGGGTCACCTCCCCGACAACAAAATGGACGCCCACGACCTCGCCCTGTTTCGGCAGATCGGCGCGTGGGCCGAGGACATCACCGGGTATCCTATGGTGTCCGGCTTCGAGGAGTTCACCTACGAGCCCGACAAGCCCCTCCACGGCGACCTCACGGACTACGCCTACCACCAGCGCGGCGCCATCGCGTACGTGGTCGAGCTCTGGGATCTCTTCACCCGCATCGGAATGCCGCGCAAGAAGCGCTTCGTTCTGGCATACTCGGAGCTCGGTCGAAACGAGATGATCGATCTCGGAAAGTGGGACGCGACCCACAACCAAGGGCGCGTCGTTCGGCCATGGAAGGCCGTACGCCACGCGCAGCTCGGGGACGTGGAGGTCGGCGGCGTCGACCCGCGCGTCGGCCTTTGGAACCCCCCGTACGAGATCCTCCCCGAGGTGTGCGAGGCCCAATCGCGGGCGTTCGCGCGTGTGGCGTCGCTCGCCCCGAGGCTCTTCATCGATCCGCCCGAGGTCGAGCCGCTTGCCGAAGACCTCTTCAAGGTCACCGTCACCGTGCGCAACACGGGTTACTTGCCCACCTACGTGCTCTCGTCGGCAAAATCCCTCGAGCACGCCGAGCCCGTGAGGATCACGGCGACGGGCGAAGGTCTCGAGCTCGTCGACACCGACCGAGCTCCGCGCACGGTAGGTCACCTCGACGGCTGGGGCCGAGGCCTCCACGACGGCTCCGGCGCGCTCTATTTCCAGCGGAGCCGAGGGAACACCGGCGAGGGCTCCGTGACCTTCGTCGTCCGAGGCCACGGCGAGCTTTCGCTCCGCGCGGGGAGCTGCCGCGTCGGGCACGTCTCCACACGCGTGAAGGTCGGTTGA
- a CDS encoding FAD-dependent oxidoreductase translates to MKVVVVGGGLGGLVAAVLLAEGGARVTVLERAEVVGGRARTTSRDGFATNLGPHAVYRGGHAERVLRSLGAFADGRPPLVRGYALYEQRLHTLPAGAISVLTTGLFDLRDRVLAAKVLGGVSRLRAEPNESFGAWLTRSIARPRVAQVLAMFARIATYVHPVEVLSANDTLEQLALSIRAGVRYVHGGWGVIVSQLVRRAATLGVDVVTGIGAARVGLVSGRVSAVVRTDGREIPCDAAVLAVSPRAASELLPESRSLERAARLAEPVEMACLDVATGPLVRPATTVFGVDEPLYASVHSASARLAPEGGNVVHLARALAPGERATRDELEALLERFQPGIVVHHARFLPRMTVAFARPDAALSGLSGRIGGTETPNLALVGDWVGPRGMLLDAVLASAEDAARCLLEGRRARWKASA, encoded by the coding sequence ATGAAGGTCGTCGTCGTCGGTGGGGGGCTCGGTGGGTTGGTCGCGGCGGTGTTGCTCGCGGAGGGCGGAGCTCGGGTGACGGTGCTCGAGCGGGCGGAGGTCGTCGGGGGTCGCGCGAGGACCACGTCGCGTGACGGCTTCGCGACGAACCTCGGTCCGCACGCCGTCTACCGTGGGGGGCACGCCGAGCGCGTCCTTCGAAGCCTCGGCGCATTCGCCGACGGGAGGCCGCCCCTCGTGCGTGGGTATGCGCTCTACGAGCAACGTCTCCATACGCTGCCGGCAGGGGCGATCTCGGTGCTCACGACCGGGCTCTTCGATCTCCGGGATCGGGTGCTCGCGGCCAAGGTGCTCGGCGGCGTCTCGAGGCTGCGCGCCGAGCCGAACGAGAGCTTCGGTGCGTGGCTCACGCGCTCGATCGCGAGACCTCGCGTCGCGCAGGTCCTCGCGATGTTCGCGCGTATCGCCACGTACGTGCACCCCGTGGAGGTGCTCTCCGCGAACGACACGCTGGAGCAGCTCGCCCTCTCGATCCGCGCAGGTGTCCGCTACGTGCACGGCGGATGGGGCGTGATCGTCTCGCAGCTCGTACGTCGCGCGGCCACGCTCGGCGTCGACGTGGTGACCGGGATCGGGGCAGCTCGCGTCGGGCTCGTTTCCGGGCGGGTGAGCGCCGTCGTACGGACCGACGGGCGTGAGATCCCGTGCGACGCCGCGGTGCTTGCCGTGTCTCCTCGCGCGGCCTCCGAGCTCCTCCCCGAGAGCCGTTCGCTCGAGCGGGCGGCTCGCCTCGCCGAGCCCGTGGAGATGGCGTGCCTCGACGTCGCCACGGGGCCGCTCGTGCGCCCGGCGACCACCGTCTTCGGAGTCGACGAGCCGCTCTACGCTTCGGTGCACTCGGCGTCGGCGAGGCTCGCACCGGAGGGCGGAAACGTCGTTCACCTCGCTCGTGCGCTCGCGCCCGGAGAGCGCGCCACGCGTGACGAGCTCGAGGCGCTGCTCGAGCGTTTTCAGCCGGGCATCGTAGTGCATCATGCACGCTTTTTGCCTCGCATGACGGTGGCGTTCGCGCGCCCGGACGCGGCGCTCTCCGGGCTCTCGGGCAGGATCGGGGGCACCGAAACACCGAACCTCGCGCTCGTGGGCGATTGGGTCGGGCCTCGAGGAATGCTGCTCGACGCCGTGCTCGCGAGCGCCGAAGATGCGGCGCGATGCTTGCTCGAGGGTCGGAGAGCGCGATGGAAGGCGAGCGCGTGA